In Arthrobacter sp. MN05-02, one genomic interval encodes:
- a CDS encoding hypothetical protein (possible pseudo due to frameshift) has product MHRHVCEQRDRHGPGHPGAGCGLPERRRPLPHRRRAGGGWLPLDVDSLGVTALSISGHKLGTPKGIGLLYLRAGTPCEPVLHGGGQERGRRSGTENVAGAVGLACALGLAQRALPAAATTSRSAQDALVAAVLAAVPGAFVTGHPDTRLPNLASFCFPGVSGEAVLLELERRGVICSSGSACAAGSSEPSAVLLALGIDEGTAHSAVRLSWTQDTPPTDLAEAARAVIASVAAVRSLGAARGA; this is encoded by the coding sequence GTGCACCGTCATGTATGCGAACAACGAGATCGGCACGGTCCAGGACATCCCGGCGCTGGCTGCGGTCTGCCGGAACGCCGGCGTCCCCTTCCACACCGACGCCGTGCAGGCGGCGGGTGGCTCCCCCTCGACGTCGACTCCCTGGGCGTCACCGCGCTCAGCATCTCCGGCCACAAGCTGGGCACCCCGAAAGGCATCGGCCTGCTGTACCTGCGCGCGGGGACACCCTGCGAACCCGTCCTGCATGGCGGTGGCCAGGAGCGCGGCCGCCGCTCGGGCACGGAGAACGTCGCCGGAGCGGTCGGGCTGGCGTGCGCGCTCGGCCTCGCGCAGCGTGCCCTGCCGGCCGCAGCCACCACCTCACGGTCGGCGCAGGACGCGCTCGTCGCCGCCGTCCTCGCCGCGGTGCCCGGCGCCTTCGTCACGGGTCACCCCGACACCCGGCTCCCGAACCTCGCCTCGTTCTGCTTCCCGGGGGTCAGCGGCGAGGCGGTCCTGCTGGAACTCGAACGCCGCGGGGTCATCTGCTCCAGCGGTTCGGCCTGCGCCGCCGGTTCGTCCGAGCCGTCGGCCGTGCTGCTGGCACTCGGGATCGACGAAGGGACCGCCCACTCCGCCGTCCGGCTGTCATGGACGCAGGACACCCCGCCGACGGACCTCGCGGAGGCGGCACGCGCGGTCATCGCGTCGGTCGCGGCGGTGCGATCGCTCGGCGCGGCTCGTGGAGCCTAG
- a CDS encoding nicotinate-nucleotide diphosphorylase (carboxylating), with protein MTQTAGSPLDTAAAPARPPQHLVDTIVAAALAEDAPWGDITCQSLIDPDLRATAAVTAREPGILCGTSAIEAAMRLTDPRIDVAFPRTDGTPFGTGDTIAYLSGPAAGILTAERTALNIVQRLSGIATMTRAFVDAAGGTHARIVDTRKTTPGLRVLERWAVRCGGGSNHRAALSDAVMVKDNHLALLAADGPDALAAALRTVRSRLPHTVHVEVEVDGLDQLEPVLAADVDTILLDNFTLEDLAEGVRRVAGRALVEASGNVRLDTVAAIAATGVDIISAGALTHSVRSLDLGLDFVPPVHQPPVGGHAVP; from the coding sequence ATGACGCAGACAGCCGGCAGCCCGCTGGACACCGCCGCAGCTCCGGCGCGGCCACCGCAGCACCTGGTCGACACCATCGTCGCGGCGGCCCTCGCCGAGGACGCGCCGTGGGGTGACATCACCTGCCAGTCCCTCATCGACCCCGATCTGCGGGCGACGGCCGCCGTGACCGCCCGCGAGCCCGGCATCCTCTGCGGTACCTCCGCGATCGAGGCGGCGATGAGGCTGACCGATCCGCGCATCGACGTCGCCTTCCCGAGGACCGACGGCACGCCCTTCGGGACCGGTGACACGATCGCGTACCTCAGCGGGCCCGCAGCCGGCATCCTCACCGCGGAGCGCACGGCCCTCAACATCGTGCAGCGCCTGAGCGGGATCGCGACCATGACGCGGGCCTTCGTCGACGCTGCCGGTGGTACGCATGCCCGGATCGTCGACACCCGGAAGACCACCCCGGGGCTGCGGGTGCTGGAGCGCTGGGCCGTCCGCTGCGGGGGCGGATCGAACCATCGCGCCGCCCTGTCCGATGCCGTGATGGTCAAGGACAACCACCTGGCGCTGCTCGCCGCCGACGGGCCCGACGCACTCGCGGCCGCACTGCGGACGGTGAGGTCCCGGCTGCCCCACACCGTGCACGTCGAGGTCGAGGTGGACGGGCTGGACCAGCTCGAACCGGTCCTCGCCGCGGATGTCGACACGATCCTGCTGGACAACTTCACCCTCGAGGACCTCGCGGAGGGAGTGCGGCGGGTGGCCGGCCGTGCGCTCGTCGAGGCGAGCGGCAACGTACGGCTCGACACCGTGGCGGCCATCGCCGCTACCGGCGTGGACATCATCTCCGCAGGGGCGCTCACCCACAGCGTCCGATCGCTCGACCTCGGCCTGGACTTCGTCCCGCCGGTCCACCAGCCACCGGTCGGCGGCCATGCTGTACCTTGA
- a CDS encoding hypothetical protein (possible pseudo due to frameshift), with the protein MRRRRRSAAGGALAARILHLGGDATGAGLIDALTAAVRRDPAIRILEDAFVARVLLDDVGGPPRAVGVEVLQDAAPRPIAASAVVLATGGAGQLYEHTTNPAIATGDGVALAWRAGAVVSDLEFFQFHPTALDVPGNPLISEAVRGEGARLVDAHGHRFMPDYHPDGDLAPRDVVSRSIARHLAQDPVAAPGVRPEDAAASRRARCVYLDATALGADFLARRFPSLTALTARHGYDWSAAVVPVVPAAHYWMGGVRTDVDGRTSVQGLFAVGEVARTGVHGANRLASNSLLEAVVFATRCAAAISAGGGTAPVFDAEVLDLDAEEAGTQPVTRRELQAVMADHAGLLRTGSGLDVAAKQLASYRAGTDPETANLLLCARLLVHAAADRPGSCGAHYRSDQPDSALHRPAPSRSYIRIPEGAQP; encoded by the coding sequence ATGCGTCGTCGCCGGCGCTCGGCCGCGGGCGGCGCACTCGCGGCGCGGATCCTCCACCTCGGCGGCGACGCGACCGGTGCAGGGCTCATCGACGCCCTTACGGCAGCGGTGCGCCGGGACCCGGCGATCCGCATCCTCGAGGACGCCTTCGTGGCGCGGGTACTGCTCGACGACGTCGGGGGACCGCCGCGTGCCGTCGGCGTCGAGGTGCTGCAGGACGCCGCCCCGCGCCCGATCGCGGCCTCCGCCGTCGTGCTGGCGACCGGCGGAGCCGGACAGCTCTACGAACACACGACGAACCCGGCGATCGCCACCGGGGACGGCGTCGCACTGGCATGGCGGGCCGGAGCGGTGGTCTCCGATCTCGAGTTCTTCCAGTTCCACCCCACGGCGCTCGACGTACCGGGGAACCCGCTGATCTCGGAGGCCGTGCGCGGCGAGGGTGCGCGCCTCGTCGATGCGCACGGCCACCGGTTCATGCCGGACTACCATCCCGACGGCGACCTCGCGCCGCGCGACGTGGTCTCGCGCAGCATCGCGCGCCACCTCGCCCAGGACCCCGTCGCGGCCCCGGGTGTCCGTCCCGAGGACGCCGCCGCCAGCCGCAGGGCGCGCTGCGTCTACCTGGACGCGACGGCCCTCGGTGCAGACTTCCTCGCCCGGCGGTTCCCCTCGCTCACCGCGCTCACGGCACGGCACGGGTACGACTGGTCCGCCGCCGTCGTCCCGGTGGTCCCGGCCGCCCACTACTGGATGGGCGGCGTGCGGACGGATGTGGACGGGCGAACCTCCGTCCAGGGCCTCTTCGCCGTGGGCGAGGTGGCACGGACGGGGGTGCACGGCGCCAACCGGCTGGCCTCCAACAGCCTCCTCGAGGCCGTGGTGTTCGCTACGCGGTGCGCGGCGGCGATCTCAGCCGGGGGCGGTACGGCGCCGGTCTTCGACGCCGAGGTCCTCGACCTCGACGCGGAGGAGGCCGGCACCCAGCCCGTCACGCGTCGCGAGCTGCAGGCGGTGATGGCCGACCACGCCGGTCTCCTGCGGACGGGCAGCGGCCTGGACGTCGCCGCGAAGCAACTGGCGTCCTATCGGGCCGGCACCGATCCGGAGACGGCGAACCTGCTGCTGTGCGCTCGACTGCTCGTGCACGCCGCCGCGGACCGGCCCGGGTCCTGCGGAGCGCACTACCGCTCCGACCAGCCCGACTCCGCACTCCACCGGCCCGCCCCGAGCCGGTCCTACATCCGAATCCCCGAAGGAGCACAGCCATGA
- the nadA gene encoding quinolinate synthase A: MSVPTAIQLISRGEAGSPAPATTCTPELARDPWVFDALPLPDYGPGASMHDEVPLTTPRQGELPEEYRTASADDLDRRILAARQTLGESVVVLGHFYQRDEVVKYADFVGDSYQLARAATERSAAEAIVFCGVHFMAETADMLSTPEQAVILPNLAAGCSMADMADIDSVTECWEQLTALLGSEPDADGRRPVIPVTYMNSSAALKGFCGEHGGIVCTSSNAAAVLEWAFERGRRVLFFPDQHLGRNTAKAMGVPLERMPLWNPRRAWGGTDEQTLRDSQVILWHGFCSVHKRFTVAQIEKARAEFPGVRVIVHPECPMPVVDAADEAGSTDYIRKAIDAAEPGSTFAVGTEINMVNRLAAQYPQHTIFCLDPVICPCSTMYRIHPGYLAWVLEGLVEGRVPNRITVPESVAEPARVALNRMLAVRP, encoded by the coding sequence ATGTCCGTTCCCACTGCCATCCAGCTCATCTCGCGAGGCGAGGCAGGATCCCCTGCGCCCGCGACCACCTGCACACCCGAACTGGCGCGCGACCCGTGGGTCTTCGACGCGCTCCCCCTGCCCGACTACGGCCCCGGTGCTTCCATGCACGACGAGGTCCCCCTCACGACCCCGCGGCAGGGCGAACTGCCGGAGGAGTACCGGACCGCCTCCGCCGACGACCTCGATCGCAGGATCCTCGCCGCCAGGCAGACGCTGGGGGAGTCCGTCGTCGTCCTCGGCCACTTCTACCAGCGTGACGAGGTGGTGAAGTACGCGGACTTCGTCGGTGACAGCTACCAGCTCGCCCGCGCAGCCACCGAGCGCAGCGCCGCTGAAGCCATCGTCTTCTGCGGCGTCCATTTCATGGCGGAGACCGCCGACATGCTGTCGACGCCGGAACAGGCCGTGATCCTGCCCAACCTCGCCGCGGGATGCTCCATGGCGGACATGGCCGACATCGACTCCGTGACGGAGTGCTGGGAGCAGCTGACCGCGCTCCTCGGCTCGGAACCCGATGCCGACGGCCGCCGACCCGTGATCCCCGTGACCTACATGAACTCCTCCGCCGCGCTGAAGGGATTCTGCGGCGAGCACGGCGGGATCGTCTGCACGTCGTCGAACGCCGCCGCGGTGCTCGAATGGGCGTTCGAGCGGGGCCGGCGCGTGCTGTTCTTCCCCGACCAGCACCTCGGCCGCAACACGGCCAAGGCGATGGGCGTCCCGCTCGAGCGGATGCCCCTGTGGAATCCCCGCAGGGCGTGGGGCGGCACGGACGAGCAGACGCTCCGGGACTCCCAAGTCATCCTGTGGCACGGATTCTGCTCGGTCCACAAGCGCTTCACCGTGGCTCAGATCGAGAAGGCGAGGGCGGAATTCCCCGGGGTGCGCGTGATCGTGCATCCCGAGTGCCCGATGCCCGTCGTCGATGCCGCGGACGAGGCGGGCTCGACCGACTACATCCGGAAGGCGATCGATGCCGCCGAACCGGGCAGCACCTTCGCCGTCGGGACGGAGATCAACATGGTGAACCGGCTGGCCGCGCAGTACCCGCAGCACACGATCTTCTGCCTCGATCCCGTCATCTGCCCCTGCTCGACGATGTACCGCATCCACCCCGGCTACCTTGCCTGGGTCCTGGAAGGACTCGTCGAAGGACGCGTGCCGAACCGCATCACTGTGCCGGAGAGCGTCGCCGAGCCGGCACGCGTGGCCCTGAACCGGATGCTAGCGGTCCGGCCGTGA
- a CDS encoding hypothetical protein (possible pseudo due to frameshift), with product MYSSANVSERQAQAPSLAISTVIFALRTDAASGRSEIWLPLVRRIRQPHLGRWALPGGPLGGRESLQGAAARNLRETTGLEPTYLEQLYAFGGLDRSATQRLVSIVYWALVRPDQADLARESENVQWFRASDVVGLAFDHDEIVAYAPRAAPRQDRVRVGRLPLPGWTVHPGAVARRL from the coding sequence ATGTACAGCTCCGCCAACGTCTCGGAACGCCAGGCCCAGGCGCCCTCCCTCGCCATCTCGACCGTCATCTTCGCGCTCCGGACGGATGCGGCATCGGGCCGTTCCGAGATCTGGCTCCCGCTCGTCCGCCGTATCCGCCAGCCGCACCTCGGCCGCTGGGCGTTGCCGGGCGGCCCGCTCGGCGGCCGCGAGTCCCTGCAGGGCGCCGCGGCGCGGAACCTGAGGGAGACCACGGGGCTCGAGCCGACCTACCTCGAGCAGCTCTACGCCTTCGGCGGGCTCGATCGTTCGGCGACGCAGCGTCTGGTGTCCATCGTCTACTGGGCGCTCGTGCGTCCGGACCAGGCCGACCTGGCGCGGGAATCCGAGAACGTGCAGTGGTTCCGGGCCTCCGACGTCGTCGGGCTCGCGTTCGACCACGACGAGATCGTCGCCTACGCCCCTCGAGCGGCTCCGCGGCAAGATCGAGTACGGGTCGGTCGCCTACCACTTCCTGGGTGGACGGTTCACCCTGGCGCAGTTGCGCGGCGTCTATGA
- a CDS encoding hydrolase: MDHHSVHDVEGIDPRLAITRSDADTPRALPPILLLHGFGSSSRQNWVETGWVRFLNDAGRSVVMVDLPGHGDSAAPDDAGAYAPSRMRADILQALFDERVTPLREDDPASGVDLLGYSLGSRLAWEFGATQPELVRRMVLGGPGSGDPLAGFDLEGAERHLAGGPTPQDATTADLLRMARAGADNDLPSLLAMVSAIKAEPFDPRGAVPKMPLLLVAGDQDDYAGGIGDLAAWAPLAETATLPGRSHSNAITSRLFKDAALAFLS, translated from the coding sequence ATGGACCACCACTCCGTGCACGACGTCGAGGGTATCGATCCCCGCCTGGCCATCACCCGTAGCGACGCGGACACCCCCCGAGCGTTGCCCCCGATCCTGCTGCTGCACGGATTCGGCTCGTCGTCGCGGCAGAACTGGGTGGAGACCGGCTGGGTCCGCTTCCTCAACGACGCCGGCCGCTCGGTGGTCATGGTGGACCTCCCGGGACACGGCGACAGCGCCGCACCGGACGACGCCGGCGCCTATGCGCCCAGCCGCATGCGCGCGGACATCCTGCAGGCGCTCTTCGACGAGCGCGTCACCCCCCTCCGCGAGGACGATCCCGCCTCCGGCGTCGATCTGCTCGGTTACTCCCTGGGATCCCGCCTCGCCTGGGAGTTCGGCGCCACGCAGCCCGAGCTCGTGCGCAGGATGGTGCTCGGAGGACCCGGCAGCGGCGACCCCCTCGCCGGCTTCGACCTCGAGGGAGCCGAGCGCCACCTCGCCGGGGGGCCCACCCCGCAGGACGCGACGACCGCGGACCTCCTCCGGATGGCCCGGGCGGGAGCCGACAACGACCTGCCCTCGCTCCTGGCCATGGTGTCGGCCATCAAGGCGGAACCCTTCGACCCTCGAGGCGCCGTACCGAAGATGCCCCTGCTCCTCGTCGCCGGGGACCAGGACGACTACGCCGGCGGTATCGGCGACCTCGCGGCCTGGGCGCCGCTCGCCGAGACGGCGACACTGCCCGGCAGGAGCCACTCGAATGCCATCACCTCCCGGCTCTTCAAGGATGCAGCCCTCGCCTTCCTGTCCTGA
- a CDS encoding serine/threonine protein kinase (possible pseudo due to internal stop codon/frameshift): MDVLLADRYQTVELLGVGGAASVYRAVDRNLGRDVAVKIFNPTTADDDNYRRQHTETMLLSTLNHPGLVTLHDAGIHEDDTGRTTGFLVMELVDGEDLRHLLKRGALPAEDVAQLGADLADALAYIHSEGVVHRDVKPANILMFHSGDNATRLYAKLTDFGIARMVEATMATAAGATIGTANYLSPEQAEGGPLDERSDIYSLGLVLLECLTGVKAFPGPVVEAALARLLRDPEVPDSLGPDWSALLRRMTSRNPSTRPYAHDVALQLRNYADEHFSAQGPKAGAAGTARPASGSPDAESVTGGVFTGNVRIPEPPARAPSIR; the protein is encoded by the coding sequence ATGGATGTGCTCCTTGCTGACCGGTACCAGACCGTGGAACTCCTCGGCGTCGGAGGAGCAGCGTCGGTCTACCGGGCCGTCGACAGGAACCTCGGACGCGACGTCGCCGTCAAGATCTTCAACCCGACGACGGCGGACGACGACAACTACCGACGCCAGCACACGGAGACGATGCTGCTGTCGACGCTCAACCACCCGGGCCTCGTGACGCTGCATGACGCAGGCATCCACGAGGACGACACGGGACGGACCACCGGCTTCCTGGTGATGGAGCTCGTGGACGGCGAGGACCTCCGGCACCTGCTCAAGCGTGGCGCCCTTCCTGCGGAGGACGTGGCCCAGCTCGGCGCGGACCTCGCCGACGCCCTGGCCTACATCCATTCCGAGGGCGTGGTCCATCGGGACGTCAAGCCGGCGAACATCCTCATGTTCCACAGCGGTGACAACGCGACCCGCCTGTACGCCAAACTGACGGACTTCGGTATCGCCCGGATGGTGGAGGCCACCATGGCGACCGCTGCGGGAGCGACGATCGGCACGGCCAACTACCTCAGTCCGGAGCAGGCCGAGGGCGGTCCGCTGGACGAGCGCAGTGACATCTACTCGCTGGGGCTCGTGCTCCTCGAGTGCCTGACGGGAGTGAAGGCCTTCCCCGGACCCGTGGTCGAGGCTGCGCTCGCGCGGCTGCTACGGGATCCCGAGGTGCCGGATTCGCTGGGACCGGACTGGAGCGCCCTGCTGCGGAGGATGACGTCGAGGAACCCCTCGACGAGGCCGTACGCGCACGACGTCGCACTGCAGCTGAGGAACTACGCCGACGAGCATTTCAGCGCCCAGGGGCCGAAGGCGGGAGCGGCCGGGACCGCCCGACCCGCGTCCGGCTCCCCCGATGCGGAGAGCGTCACCGGCGGCGTCTTCACGGGTAACGTCCGGATCCCCGAACCACCCGCTCGGGCACCCAGCATCCGGTGA
- a CDS encoding MFS transporter (possible pseudo due to frameshift), whose translation MFKNPSPASPDSSPSHLPAPVRSRRSRLGRFGVLPDLAGTSFLLIGLFARLPLAMLTVGALTLVTTASGSYAAGGFAAGAVGLGSALGAPLLGLLADKHGQRIVLLVSAVLNTLAIAGVLVVTLTGGSITGSTLALVLAASLLMGFTCPQIGPLARVRWMAMTRRSPRSALDTALSYEGTADELTFVLGPALVGLLASLIAPWLPLALAAVLTITLVSAFAVHPTVAFSDAGRGPGADANGHDGDQHRESAEYRPALVLLPVAGMIAMGTFFGSTQTFLTAFAGQFGATESAGLLYAVMGLSSAVAALSVAYWPERFGSTRRWMVAAAAMALAAAALALPDSIPTMLGVLFLLGIFVGPTMVTIFSIGSAVAPAHRLGTVMTLLASGIVTGTATGSALAGALAEASGPAGASVVPAAAAGVLLLLGAASAVALRSDSRA comes from the coding sequence ATGTTCAAGAATCCTTCACCGGCGTCGCCGGATTCCTCCCCGTCCCACCTCCCGGCTCCCGTCCGCTCCCGGCGGTCCCGGCTCGGCAGGTTCGGTGTCCTCCCGGACCTCGCGGGCACCTCCTTCCTCCTGATCGGCCTCTTCGCGCGGCTGCCCCTCGCGATGCTGACGGTCGGCGCCCTCACGCTCGTGACGACCGCCAGCGGCTCGTACGCCGCGGGAGGTTTCGCGGCCGGAGCGGTCGGGCTCGGCTCTGCGCTCGGCGCGCCGCTGCTCGGCCTCCTCGCGGACAAGCACGGCCAACGCATCGTGCTCCTGGTCTCGGCGGTCCTGAACACCCTGGCCATCGCCGGCGTGCTCGTCGTGACGCTGACCGGCGGAAGCATCACGGGCAGCACCCTCGCGCTCGTCCTCGCGGCGTCACTCCTCATGGGATTCACGTGTCCCCAGATCGGCCCGCTGGCCAGGGTCCGCTGGATGGCGATGACCCGTCGCAGCCCACGCTCGGCCCTGGACACCGCCCTCTCCTACGAGGGGACGGCGGACGAGCTCACCTTCGTCCTCGGGCCCGCCCTGGTGGGGCTGCTCGCCAGTCTGATCGCCCCGTGGCTCCCGCTCGCCCTGGCCGCGGTGCTGACCATCACCCTCGTCAGTGCGTTCGCCGTCCACCCGACGGTCGCCTTCAGCGATGCTGGCCGCGGTCCCGGTGCCGACGCGAACGGGCACGACGGCGATCAGCACCGGGAGTCCGCGGAGTACCGCCCCGCGCTCGTCCTGCTGCCCGTGGCCGGCATGATCGCCATGGGAACGTTCTTCGGCTCCACGCAGACCTTCCTCACCGCGTTCGCGGGCCAGTTCGGGGCCACCGAATCCGCCGGGCTCCTGTACGCGGTCATGGGGCTGAGCTCGGCCGTGGCCGCACTGTCGGTCGCCTACTGGCCCGAGCGCTTCGGCTCTACACGCCGGTGGATGGTGGCTGCTGCCGCCATGGCACTGGCCGCCGCCGCGCTCGCCCTGCCCGACTCGATCCCGACGATGCTGGGAGTGCTCTTCCTCCTCGGGATCTTCGTGGGTCCCACGATGGTGACGATCTTCTCGATCGGCTCGGCGGTGGCGCCGGCGCACAGGCTGGGCACGGTCATGACGCTCCTCGCGTCCGGGATCGTCACCGGCACGGCGACCGGTTCGGCGCTGGCGGGTGCGCTCGCCGAGGCCTCCGGGCCGGCAGGCGCCTCGGTGGTCCCGGCAGCGGCAGCCGGCGTCCTGCTGCTGCTCGGAGCCGCATCGGCCGTCGCCCTGCGGAGCGACAGCAGGGCCTGA